The nucleotide window CCGACTCCCCCGGAGTCTACCAGTATTTCGACGAAAGAGGAAAACTGCTCTATGTGGGTAAAGCCAAAAGCCTGAAACACCGGGTCAAAAGCTACTGGCGCTTCACACCGAACCTCACTGTCAATCCTGCACAAAGCCCCCGCATCATCAAAATGCTGCATGAAGCGGTACGGCTTGAATACATTGTGGTAGAGAGCGAAGATGATGCGCTTATTCTTGAGAACTCCCTCATCAAACAGCTCAAACCAAAATACAACATTCTCCTGCGTGACGACAAGACTTACCCCTATATCTATATCGACGAATCCCAGCCATATCCGCGCTTCGAGATCACCCGAAAGGTCGTCAAAGGAAAGAACATCACCTATTACGGCCCCTTCCCCAGCGGCGGAAGAGCCCTGCTGGATGCACTCTACGAGGTCTATCCGCTCGTACAGAAGAAATCCTGCCTGAGAGAAGGCAAAGCCTGTCTCTTCTACCAGATCAACAAATGCCTGGCCCCCTGTGAAGGCAAAGTGTCTCCCGAAGTCTATGCAACGATCGTCGAAGAGGCAAAACAGGCCATTACCAAACGTAAAATACTCACCGATACCCTTCAGGAGAAGATGGCTGCCCTTGCGATGCAGGAGCGTTTTGAGGAAGCTGCCGGCCTGCGGGACAGCATTCAGGCGATCTCGTCTCTGAATATCACTTCCAATATCGACCTGGCCAAAGAGATGGATCTGGATATCTTTGCCATCATGAACGGTGACGAAAGAGGCGTGGTCGTCAAACTCTTCATGCGCAATGGCAAGATCATCTCCTCTGCCTACAACTACTTCCGGCATACCCATATCTTCGACCGCAATGAAGCCTACACGCAGGCACTACTGGAATTCTACACCATCGACACGCCCAACATCAGCAAAGAGATACTCACGGCACACAGCTTTGAAGATGCCTCCCCGGTGGCGCAGACGCTCAGCAAACGGTTCGGGAAAAAGATCGAGATCGAGACACCCCAGAGAGGTGCCAAGGCAAAACTTGTCAAGCTGGCCCTGCAGAACTGTGAAGAACTGCTTCGAACGCAGAAGAATGACAGCATCATGGAACAGAAGATCGCCGACCTGATGGATCTTTCCGCCATTCCCTACCGCATAGAGACCTTCGACAATTCCCATATGATGGGTGCAGCCGCAGTGGGGGGCATGGTGGTCTGGAACGAAGGCAAATGGGACAAAAGCGCCTACAGACGCTATGAACTCCATGCACGTGATGAATATGGGCAGATGAAAGAGATGCTCTCCAGACGTATTGAAGACTTCAAATCCCACCCTGCACCGGACCTCTGGATACTCGACGGAGGCCAGGCCAATCTCAACCTGGCACTCTCTCTGCTCAAAGAAGCCCAGATCAATCTCGATGTCATCGCTATTGCCAAAGAGAAGCTCGATGCCAAAGCACACCGTGCCAAAGGAGCGGCTAAAGACATACTTTATACTCCTGCAGGTGTCATCGAGCTCAAACCCTCTGACAAACGCCTGCACTGGATACAGAGACAACGCGATGAAGCACACCGCTATGCCATCACCTACCACCAGAACAAAAAGCGTAAAGAGGATACCCAGGTCTCACTGCTCAACAAAAAAGGTATCGGCAAGGCTACGGTCAAAAAACTCATAGACTACTTCGGAACCTTCGATGCCATCCATAATGCTTCTTCCGAAGAGATAGAGAAAGTTACAAATAAAAAAATTTCCAATATTATCAAAAATAATAATGAGGAATTGTAGTGTATTTGATATTTTTTACTAAAAATGTCCGCTATTTCATGGCATTTTTAGATTAATTGTTATAAAGTCTTATTATGGATTTTAGTAATCTCTACCAAAGGGACTGCGTAAAATAAGGGAGGAAGATTCATGATACGACCTGATCCTATAGATCAAGAGTTCAAGTTCCAAGATGGTTTGATCGTCAGTTCTACAGACCTCAAAGGTATCATCACCTATGCGAACCGTACCTTCTGCAAAATTGCAGGCTATACCAAACAGGAACTTACCGGGAAAAACCACAATATCGTTCGACACCCGGACATGCCAAAAGCTGCTTTCAAAGAGTTGTGGGACATGATAAAAGCAGGCAAAGAATGGACCGGGATCGTCAAGAATCTCAGAAAAGACGGTCTCTACTACTGGGTCTATTCCCACATCACACCTATCATGAATGATAACGGCGAGATCGTAGGCTATACTGCAGCAAGAAGACCCGCCACCCAAGCTGAAATAGACGAGGTCATTCCTGTCTATAAAGCACTGGTCGAAGAAGAAAACAAGTAAACAAGGAGTTGTTCAAAACATGTACTACATAACAAACCATAACGGTCAAGTCATCGCTGCAAGTTCCGATCTTCTGGCACTGCTGGAAGTGGAAAACATCGATGCTTTGTACAAACAGATAGCACTGGATGCCATTGAGTTCGCTTTGGAAGATGACAGAATTACCGTCAAAACCCCTCTGGACGAAACACACTACAGTGTCGAGAAGGAAACGCTTTCAAGCATCCTTGGAGAGATGACACTGGTACGGCTCATCGCAGAAAGCCAGGAGGAAAGCACCTTAGAGGAAGAATCCATTCTGCCGCTTGAGAAGGAGAAGGAAGAAGCTCCTTTACCTTTCGATGACGAAGAGGCACTGTTCGATATCAAAGAGGAAAAGAAAGAAGAGGAAGAGGTCGGCATTGCGCCTGAAGCAGAAGCAGAGGCAGAAGTAGAAACGGCAAAAGCCGAAGAAGATGATCTGCTGAACCTTATTCTGCCAAGCAGCGCGGAAGAGACCATCGGCACGATAGCGCAGGAAAAGGGTGCAGCCAAGGCACCGGTCTATATCGATGTGGAGCAGATCTCCCAAAGCATAGGGATCTCGCCTGAGGATTACAATACCTTCCTTACGGAATATATCGACACGGCCCTTTCGCTGGAAGAGGATCTCAGAAGCAATGATCCGGGCAAACGTACCGCTGCGACACATACGCTCTTCCATCTTTCCAATGTACTCCGTCTCCCTGTGATCACAGAGATCATCGAACAACTCAAATATACAGAGGAAGAGGACATTGACAGCTCCATAGAGAGCTTCTACGATACACTGAGCAGGCTGACCACCACCAAACCGGAAACGGCCAAAGGAGAAGAGACCAAACTCTCCGTTGAGAGGGAGGCCGGCGGAGCGGCTGAGAACTTTGAAAGTTTCGGTACGATCGATCTGTCCGATGTCAAACCGATCCACTTTGACTTTCAGGTATCAGAAGCGGCGGAAGAGCTCAGCCTTCCTGCAGAGCTGATCGAAGAGTTCATTCAGGACTTCATCAAGCAGGCACATGAAGAGACCGACAAGATGCTCAAAGCCTACGAGAAAGGTGACCTTGAAACGATCCAGAAGATCGGACACCTGTTGAAGGGTACGGCAAGCAATCTGCGTATCAATCCTCTTTCGGATACACTGTATGAGATCCAGTTCTGTGACGACCCCAGCAAGCTGGAAGCACTGATCAAAGAGTATTGGGCACACTTTATCTCTTTTGAGACCCAATTCAATCTAAAATCACAACACTAAAAGGAAATTAGACGATGACTATACGTAACAGACTTAAACTGGTGGCGATGGTACCTATTGTACTGCTTCTCTTACTATCAAGTTATTTCTTTATAACTTCATATCTGAACTTCGAGAAGGCCAGTGCACTCAAGACCGTACTGACGAACAATGCTGTTCTGAGCAAATCCCTTACTTCCATCGGTAAAGAGCGTGGTCTGACCGCACTCTATATGGGTAGTGACAGAAAAGTATTCAAAGAGCCGCTTGAAAAACAGCGAAAAGAGACCGATGCTTCTTTCTCTCAACTCAAAAGTTCACTTCAGACAGAAGAGAAGACCTATATTCCTTTTCTGCTGACGATGCTGGGTGAAGGCAAACTGCTTGATACACAGAAGTATCAGAAACTTCTCAGCAACCTTCCCAAGATAAAAGATATCAGAAAAGGTGCAGAAACCCCTGATACGGCGTTCAGCAAAGTTTTCTTTGACGGCTATACCAAGACATTGGCAGACCCGACGTTCAACAACCTGATTCAGATCAAGAACTTCGCACTAAATACGGAGATCTCCTCCCTTATCTCTACATTGACACAGATCTATACGGTCAAAGAGAATGCCGGTCTTGAAAGAGGATTCGTCTCCTACTATATGACCAAAAGAGCTTCTATGTCATTTGAAGAGATCGCCCTCTGGGACAACTTCAAGACCAAAGCGAATATCTTCGATATCAATGAGATAACGGACCGTGAACTGCGCCAGGGTATCAATGCCATCCTTGACACCCCTGAAGCCAAAGAGATCCTTACCGAACTGGCCCAGACCTCATCTGCGATCCAGACCGACGTCGATAACGGTGACTATGCAGAAGAACCTATCGACTGGTTCAGACTCCAGACACAGAAGATCTCCCTCTTTGCAAAAGCGGAGCTTGTCGTCTCCAATGCACTCTGGAAAAAGAGTGAGGCATACCTTCAGGAACAGCTGACATTGCTTGCGATCGCTTCTGCGATCCTCATCCTGAGTTTGATCCTGGCCTATATGGGATTCACAACGACACAGGATATTACGAGAAACATCAAAGAGCTCGAAGACGTACTGAACAAAGCCGTTGACGAGATGAAGAGCAGTGACCACTACCTTGCATCCGATACAGCCTACATCGAGAACATCGACCTCGATACCCACGAAGGTACAAAAGAGGCATACCGTTTCCTCGAAACACTGGTCGAAACGGCAAAAGAAGATAAGCTTACAGCCCTCCAGGCCAATGAAGCAAAATCCCTCTTCCTTGCCAACATGTCACACGAGATCCGTACACCACTGAACGGTATCGTCGGATTTACCGAGATCCTCAGAAGTACGGACCTCGACGATGAACAGAGGGAATTCCTTTCCATTATCGACAAGAGTTCGGAAAACCTGCTGAGCATTATCAACAACATTCTTGACCTCTCCAAGATCGAAAGCAACAAGATCGAGATCGAGAATGTCGTATTCGATGCGGCAGAAGAGTTTGAAAGTGCTGTCGAGACCTACGCGGTCGGAGCTGCCGAGAAGAACATCGACCTGAACTTCTATATGGACCCTGCGATCAATCCGAAGCTCAAAGGGGATCCGACCAAGATCAAAGAGATCCTGATCAACCTCCTGAGCAACGCGATCAAATTCACCTCTTACGGCGGAGAGATCAACCTCGAGATCCACAAAGTACAGGATGAAGATGACAGAATGCCACGCATCAAGTTCTCCGTACAGGATAACGGTATCGGTATGACGAAAGACCAGCAGGAACGTATCTTCGATGCCTTCTCGCAGGCAGATGTCTCTGTTACACGAAAGTATGGCGGTACCGGTCTCGGACTGACCATTTCGAGCCAGTTCGTTGAACTCATGGGCGGCACACTCGAGCTCGAAAGTGCCAAAGACCAGGGAACGACCTTCTACTTCACCATCCCGCTTGAAGAGGTCATCTCTACCGAGACGAACTATGCAAAAGCGTTTACCGACATGGTCATCGGCAAATACCAGCAGGAGATCCCGACGAAGCTTGACAGCTATCTTGCATCCTACTTCGAATACTTCGGACCGACGGTCAAGCGCTTCGAGACGATCGATGAACTCCGCGACCTCAGTCAGCTCAATGAGTGCAAAACATACTGGATCGATATCGATAAAGCAAAACAGAACATCATCGATGCCGTTACACATATCGACAAATCACAGTTGATCGTCATTGCCAATGTCACAAGCCGTAACAAGATCGAAGCGATAGATGTCGACCAGAGTAACGTCATCTTCAAGCCGGTCACTCTGACCAAACTCAAAGAGGTGCTTATACGAAGTGCCGACACGACACCGCAGTTGATGGAGGAAGCACTTCCGACACATGCAACGATGT belongs to Sulfurovum riftiae and includes:
- a CDS encoding Hpt domain-containing protein is translated as MYYITNHNGQVIAASSDLLALLEVENIDALYKQIALDAIEFALEDDRITVKTPLDETHYSVEKETLSSILGEMTLVRLIAESQEESTLEEESILPLEKEKEEAPLPFDDEEALFDIKEEKKEEEEVGIAPEAEAEAEVETAKAEEDDLLNLILPSSAEETIGTIAQEKGAAKAPVYIDVEQISQSIGISPEDYNTFLTEYIDTALSLEEDLRSNDPGKRTAATHTLFHLSNVLRLPVITEIIEQLKYTEEEDIDSSIESFYDTLSRLTTTKPETAKGEETKLSVEREAGGAAENFESFGTIDLSDVKPIHFDFQVSEAAEELSLPAELIEEFIQDFIKQAHEETDKMLKAYEKGDLETIQKIGHLLKGTASNLRINPLSDTLYEIQFCDDPSKLEALIKEYWAHFISFETQFNLKSQH
- a CDS encoding PAS domain-containing protein — its product is MIRPDPIDQEFKFQDGLIVSSTDLKGIITYANRTFCKIAGYTKQELTGKNHNIVRHPDMPKAAFKELWDMIKAGKEWTGIVKNLRKDGLYYWVYSHITPIMNDNGEIVGYTAARRPATQAEIDEVIPVYKALVEEENK
- the uvrC gene encoding excinuclease ABC subunit UvrC — protein: MITTLRSLPDSPGVYQYFDERGKLLYVGKAKSLKHRVKSYWRFTPNLTVNPAQSPRIIKMLHEAVRLEYIVVESEDDALILENSLIKQLKPKYNILLRDDKTYPYIYIDESQPYPRFEITRKVVKGKNITYYGPFPSGGRALLDALYEVYPLVQKKSCLREGKACLFYQINKCLAPCEGKVSPEVYATIVEEAKQAITKRKILTDTLQEKMAALAMQERFEEAAGLRDSIQAISSLNITSNIDLAKEMDLDIFAIMNGDERGVVVKLFMRNGKIISSAYNYFRHTHIFDRNEAYTQALLEFYTIDTPNISKEILTAHSFEDASPVAQTLSKRFGKKIEIETPQRGAKAKLVKLALQNCEELLRTQKNDSIMEQKIADLMDLSAIPYRIETFDNSHMMGAAAVGGMVVWNEGKWDKSAYRRYELHARDEYGQMKEMLSRRIEDFKSHPAPDLWILDGGQANLNLALSLLKEAQINLDVIAIAKEKLDAKAHRAKGAAKDILYTPAGVIELKPSDKRLHWIQRQRDEAHRYAITYHQNKKRKEDTQVSLLNKKGIGKATVKKLIDYFGTFDAIHNASSEEIEKVTNKKISNIIKNNNEEL
- a CDS encoding ATP-binding protein, translating into MTIRNRLKLVAMVPIVLLLLLSSYFFITSYLNFEKASALKTVLTNNAVLSKSLTSIGKERGLTALYMGSDRKVFKEPLEKQRKETDASFSQLKSSLQTEEKTYIPFLLTMLGEGKLLDTQKYQKLLSNLPKIKDIRKGAETPDTAFSKVFFDGYTKTLADPTFNNLIQIKNFALNTEISSLISTLTQIYTVKENAGLERGFVSYYMTKRASMSFEEIALWDNFKTKANIFDINEITDRELRQGINAILDTPEAKEILTELAQTSSAIQTDVDNGDYAEEPIDWFRLQTQKISLFAKAELVVSNALWKKSEAYLQEQLTLLAIASAILILSLILAYMGFTTTQDITRNIKELEDVLNKAVDEMKSSDHYLASDTAYIENIDLDTHEGTKEAYRFLETLVETAKEDKLTALQANEAKSLFLANMSHEIRTPLNGIVGFTEILRSTDLDDEQREFLSIIDKSSENLLSIINNILDLSKIESNKIEIENVVFDAAEEFESAVETYAVGAAEKNIDLNFYMDPAINPKLKGDPTKIKEILINLLSNAIKFTSYGGEINLEIHKVQDEDDRMPRIKFSVQDNGIGMTKDQQERIFDAFSQADVSVTRKYGGTGLGLTISSQFVELMGGTLELESAKDQGTTFYFTIPLEEVISTETNYAKAFTDMVIGKYQQEIPTKLDSYLASYFEYFGPTVKRFETIDELRDLSQLNECKTYWIDIDKAKQNIIDAVTHIDKSQLIVIANVTSRNKIEAIDVDQSNVIFKPVTLTKLKEVLIRSADTTPQLMEEALPTHATMFDAKVLVTEDNIINQKLIKRILEEHGITVDLANNGLEAFEKRRNNDYDLLFMDIQMPVMDGIEATHEILDYEEDDEVPHVPIVALTANALKGDRERFLGEGMDEYITKPIETSELLYILNKFLAAKARTVTSEEKKEELDETKASAEAAKAKAAEETEEASEKIVEETPSVDEVISLEDAIAIDTEESEKSEEAEEKEAQKGILIAKKFILEKRVLSKVLDNLGHDYVMLDDTEKLGSEIASGKYDIVFTDEDLIDEDISKSSDKLAIITSVNSKEEIESLIKKHRG